Part of the Pristiophorus japonicus isolate sPriJap1 chromosome 11, sPriJap1.hap1, whole genome shotgun sequence genome is shown below.
aaccagaggacacagattcaaggtgatagaaacatagaaacctagaaaataggtgcaggagcaggccattcagcccttctagcctgcaccgccattcaatgagttcatggctgaacatgaaacttcagtacccacttcctgctttcacgccataccccttgatcccccgagtagtaaggacttcatctaacactcttttgaatatatttagtgaattggcctcaactactttctgtggtagagaattccacaggttcaccactctctgggtaaagaagtttctccttatctcggtcctaaatggcttaccccttatccttcgactgtgacccctggttctggacttccccaacattgggaacattcttcctgcatccaacctgtccaaacccgtcagaattttaaacgtttctatgaggtcccctctcactcttctgaactccagtgaatacaagcccagttgatccagtctttcttgataggtcagtcccaccatcccgggaatcagtctggtgaatcttcgctgcactccctcaatagcaagaatgtccttcctcaagttaggagaccaaaactgtacacaatactccaggtgtggcctcaccaaggccctgtacaactgtagcaacacctccctgcccctgtactcaaatcccctcgctatgaaggccaacatgccatttgctttcttaaccgcctgctgtactgcatgccaaccttcaatgactgatgtaccatgacacccaggtctcgttgcaccttcccttttcctaatctgtcaccattcagataatagtctgtctctctgtttttaccaccaaagtggataacctcacatttatccacattatacttcatctgccacgcatttgcccactcacctaacctatccaagtcactctgtagcctcatagcatcctcctcgcagctcacactgccacccaacttagtgtcatccgcaaatttggagatactacatttaatcccctcgtctaaatcattaatgtacaatgtaaacagctggggccccagcacagaaccctgcggtaccccactagtcactgcctgccattccgaaaagtacccatttactcctactctttgcttcctgtctgacaaccagttctcaatccacgtcagcacactacccccaatcccatgtgctttaactttgcacattaatctcctgtgtgggaccttgtcgaaagccttctgaaagtccaaatataccacatcaactggtactcctttgtccactttattggaaacatcctcaaaaaattccagaagatttgtcaagcatgatctccctttcacaaatccatgctgacttggacctatcatgtcaccattttccaaatgcgctgctatgacatccttaataattgattccatcattttacccactactgaggtcaggctgaccggtctataattccctgctttctctctccctccttttttaaaaagtggggttacattggctaccctccactcgataggaactgatccagagtcaatggaatgttggaaaatgactggcaatgcatccgctatttccaaggccacctccttaatactctgggatgcagtccatcaggccctggggatttatcggccttcaatcccatcaatttcccgactaataaagatttccctcatttcctcctccttaatagaccctctgaccacttttatatccggaaggttgtttgtgtcctccttagtgaatattgaaccaaagtacttgttcaattggtctgccatttctttgttccccattatgacttcccctgattctgactgcaggggacctacgtttgtctttactaacctttttctctttacatacctatagaaacttttgcaatccgccttaatgttccctgcaagcttcttctcgtactccattttccctgccctaatcaaaccctttgtcctcctctgctgagttctaaatttctcccagtccccaggttcgctgctatttctggccaatttgtatgccatttccttggctttaatactatccctgatttccctagatagccacggttgagccaccttcccttttttatttttacgccagacaggaatgtacaacagtgatcggcaaaagaaccaaaggcgacatgagaaaatatatatttttttacgcagcgagtggttaggatctggaatgtacggcctgaaaggctggtggaggcagattcaatcgtggctttcaaaaagtgaattggataagtatcgCAAATAAagcatgtgcagggctacggggaaagggcagggagtgggactagctgaagtgctcttgcagagagccggcacgggctcgacggtccgaaaggcctccttctgtgctgtaaccattctatgatatccagaaaattaaactccaacccagttgtagggattaattacaccagcggcaacaaaccccaactgtccgagtgaacatggttcagacctggatgtgattaacggcaacaataacagcagagtcCAACCCCCGCAGTCacttgtgaagtcgctggtgtctcagcaggttggatgactgagtgaaccccttcccacacacggagcaggtgaatggcctctccccagtgtgaatgcgttggtgtatcagcaggatggataattgagtgaatcccttcccacacacggagcaggtgaacggcctctccccagtgtgaatgcgttggtgtgtcgGCAGATGGGTTGatcgagtgaaacccttcccacattcagagcagatgaacggcctctccccagtgtgaatgcgttggtgtgtcagcagctcacatgatcgagtgaatcccttcccacacgcagagcagatgaacggcctctccccagtgtgaatgcgttggtgtctcagcaggttggataaacaagtgaatcccttcccacactcggaacagatgaatggcctctccccagtgtgagtgagttggtgtgtccgcaggttggatgactgagtgaagcccttctcacacacggggcaggtgaacggcctctccccaatgtgaattcGCTCATGTACCAGCAGGCTGGATGAataagtgaatcctttcccacacacgaggcaggtgaacagcctctctccGTTGTGACTGcagcgatgagtttccagctcagagggacaattgaatcccttcccacaatccccacatttccacggtttctccatggtgtgggtgtccttgtgtctctccaggttagatgatcagttgaagcctcaaccgcacacagagcacgtgtacggtttctccccgctgtgaacagtgcaatgttttttcaggctgtgtaactggttgaagctctttccacagtcagtgcactggaacactcgggtgtgtgtgtctcggtgctttaccagtcacactaatgttgaaaatcttttcccacagacagaacagacaaatgtttctccttccacattcaaaggctgatgatatacaggtgaatcgagtgactctgtcagatctcgaTATGATTTGttggagtttcccgtctgcaactcctccttttctaatatcctataaaaggagtttacaaaagtcagcactggaagtgcaggatagaaattgaggacagacaatcctagtttctacggaacattctttcctctcttgttcccccaaagctgtaaattcccgtcccacacactctccctcctcctgctgctgaaatccaaagtcatcgcaccacctccatcatttctttcttccatctgctgttttctcactccctcttctctggttgagttcagttctacattcctagtgtgcagactgagaataaatgaggaatgattttctctcctggtcactgggactcTAAAGCCCCGCCCACCCTCTGCTCCTGTAGCAAGATGGCCACGCAGGCACCCTGATCCTGTCCAAGAATTTGGCTAGTTACCCCGAGCGGTCAGGTCTATCACCGCGGGTCAAACATGGGGCCTGTGGGCTCATATTCGGGGCCTGAGGCcgacaccaggtgtttatgaagctgcccagcccacccaggggtccaattcctccgctgagcccacaagctcctaccgactcgcggaacgtctcttccgcctcagaccacctccaccactggcactgcgcctgctcagagcacagTCTGGGCTCCTGTTGTCATTGATAGAGCACTTTACCCCTGCGCGGGGGATTCTGGCTACAGAAGTAAAcgttgcaacatttggtagtgaaatgggttgattgaggacagacagcagggattattgcaggaaataacacagtgcagtgagaaaggaaatgcaggggatgttgtgtagatggattgtcaaaaggtgtttgataaggtgccggacaggaggcttgttgatcaaattaaggctcacggtattaaagggagtggggccgcgtggagaggaagttgggtaaagggcagaaaacagagagtagtggttaatggatgttctttagactggagggatgtaaacagtggtgtccccagggtcagtgttgggaccattgctcttaatatagagaaATGTTCTGGGCTAAGGTATaaacacataagaattagaagcaggagtaggccatttgtctcctcgactctgctctgccattcaagaccatactgattcatcaattgatccaccgctacgaaaaTCAATAATAaggataaaaccggacggaccacccggcatcgacctccgccCCAGTTACggacacaacaacggcacacccagcccagtctttcccatcaacatctggggacttgtgccaaaattgggagagatgtcccagactagtcaagcaacagcctgacatcgtcacactcacagaatcatacctttcagtcaatgtcccagactcctccatcaccatccctgggtatgtcctgtcccaccgtcaggacagccccaccaggggtggcagcacagtagtatacagtcgggagggtgtggccctgggactcctcaacattgactccggaccccatgaagtctcgtggctcgaggtcaagcatgggcaaggaaacctcctgctgattaccacccaccgccctccctcagctgatgaattagtactcctccatgttgaacaccacttggaagaagcactgagagtagcaaggtgcacagaatgtactctgggtgggggacttcaatgtccatcaagactggctcggcagcaccactactgaccgagctggccgagtcctgaaggatatagctgccagactgggcctgcagcaggtggtgagagaatcaacacgaggggaaaacctacttgcgtccatcccttcggaaagggcccgagagtgggagcagcgggtaagcctacaaagggcgtgagtcagccgagcagacagccgaaacagcaccaagtggcctgggagggtaagaagtaaaaagattcaaagtgtgatatcacaggaaagcagggaagtgattggttggtcagtttttctcgggcattggtttaaattaagagctgggattaaaaatataaactttcaaaacgtgaaaacttaattaaatccattcgagatggcagggcaggcgatgtgttactgctgctgcatgtgggagctggttgaccccattgaggtccacggcgactacatctgcagtaagtgttggctgctcgaggaacttcggctccgcgttgatgagctggagtccgagctgcagacactgcgacacatcagggagggggagacttacctggacactgtgttccaggaggctgtCACACCTCTtaaattaattcattcaaatttggtccgtggtcagggacaggagggtgtgactacgagctaggcagctgtggggacccaggaggtagtgatggaggagcctcggcccttgcaattgtccaacaggtacgagattcttgctccctgtttggacgagggcagggactgcagggaggatgagcaaactgaccacagcgccgtggtacaggaggccattcaatggggggagtaaaaataaatgttgcAGTGGTAGGAaagagtatagttagggggatagatactgttctctgcagccgagagcaggagtcccgaaggctgtgttgcctgcccggagccaaggttaaggacatctcctccgggctggagagtgggaggggggaagatccagttgtcgtggtccacgtagggacCAATGACATTgaaagaacaaagaaagaggttctgctgagagattttgagcagctaggggctaaattaaaaagcagaaccacaaaggcaataatctctggattactacccgagccacgagaaaatttgcatagggtaaataagatcagagagatggacatgtggctcaaagactggtgtgggagaaataggttttggttcatggggcactggcaccagtactggggggggtggagggttcaggtgtgcggaaatttaaaaagtcaaagagcaagtagaaggcaatagagcagggtagcggtgggggaaatgataaccagactgtgacaggaagggacagaatgtataaaataaGAGTGCaacagaaagtagggtcaaagtagggaaaaatggtaaaaaagacaaaattaaaagctctttatctgaatgcacgcaacattcgtaacaagatagatgagttgacggcacaaatagatacaagtgggtatgatctgatagccattactgaaacgtggttgcaaggtgaccaaggctgggaactgaatattcaggggtatttaacaattcagaaggatagacagaaaggaaaaggtgaggtagctctgttaataaaggatgagatcagtgcagtagtgagaaatgatattggctcagaagatcaagatgtagaatcagtttgagtggagataagaaataataaggggaagaagtcactggtggacgtagtccataggccccctaacagtagctacacagttggacggagtataaatcaagaaataatggaggcttgtaagaaaggtacggcaataatcatgggcgactttaatctttatattgattagacaaatcaaattggccaaggtagacttgaggaagagtttataagagtgtatccgggatggtatcCTTGAACAGTAAGTTGAagaaaccaatcagggagcaggctatcttagatctggtactgtgtaatgagacaagattaataaattatctcatagtaaaggatcctcttggaaaaagtgatcataacatggttgaatttcaaattcagttggagagtgagaaagtcagATCTCAAACTCGTGTCCTGATTCTAAATATaggcgactacaaaggtatgaaagcagaactggggatgttcgctgatgactgcacagtattcagttccattcgaaactcctcagataatggagcagtccatgcccgcttacagcaagacctggacaacattcagacttgggctgataagtggcaagtaacattcgcgccacacgagTGCCTGAcaatgactatatccaacaagtgagagtctaaccactgccccttaacattcaatggcattaccatcgccgaatcccctaccatcaacatcctggggggggtcaccattgaccagaaacttaactggaccagccacataaatactgtgacaacaagagcaggtcagaggctgggtattctgcagcaagtgggtcatctcctgactccccaaagcctttccattatctacaagacacaagccaggagtgtgatgaaggagttagatgaagtccttactactaggggaatcaaggggtatggtgagaaagcaggaatggggtactgaagttgcatgttcagccatgaactcattgaatggcggtgcaggctagaagggccgaatggcctactcctgcacctattttctatgtttctatgtttctatgatggaatactctccacttgcctggatgagtgcagctccaacaacactcaagaagctcgacaccatccaggacaaagcagcccgcttgattggcacctcatccaccaccttaaacatccactccctccaccattggcataccgtggctgcagtgtgtaccatctacaagatgcactgcagcaactcaccaaggctcccaaacccgcgacctttaacatcgagaaggacaagggcagcaagcgcatgggaacaccaccacctccacgttcccctccaagtcatacaccatcctgacttgaaagcatatcgccattccttcatcgtcgctaggtcaaattcctggaactccctccctaacagcactgtggcactaccatcaccacatggactgcagcagttcatgaaggtggcttaccaccatcttctcaagggcaattagggatgggcaataaatgctggctttgccagcgacgcctgcATCCCGTGAACGTATAAAAAAAAAAGTTGGCTTAAgtcaactgggaaaatagattaaagtgcaagacggttgagaagcagtgacagacaataaaggagatatttcataactcaacaaaaatatatttcagtgagaaggaaTGATTTTAagcgaagggagaaccatccgtggctaacgaaggaagtaaaggatggtatcaatttgaaaacaatgtcatacaaagtggccaagatcagTGGGAGGCCGGAGCATTGGCAAATTTTTTTaaaacagcaaatgatgactaaagaaataatagagagggaagatagattatgagagtaaactagcaaacaaTATAAAAAAGATAGTATGAGctgctacaggtatgtaaaaaggatagggtaactaaagtaaatgttgtcccttagaggatgagactggggaattaataatgggaaacagggaaatggcagagactttgaacaaataatttgtatcagtcttcacggtagaagatactaaaaacatcccaataatagataatcaatggactatagcgagggaggaacttaaagcaatcactatcacaaaaaaagggctcagtaaaataatgggactaaagatggaaaagtcccctgaacctgatggtttGCAAGCTTGGGTCTTAATACACAGTAATGGTCccacttcactgtcccatcaaatactccaagggcccacacagcacggattaaatacagagtaaagctccctctatactgtcccatcaaacactcccaggggaggtacagtacgggttagatacagagtacagtttTCTCGACACCGGCCAAtagacactccaagggcaggtattgcatgggttaggcagagggtaaagctccctctatactccccgatcaaacaatgccagggcaggcaTTGCATATGCTAGATAAGAGCAAGGCTCcttctatactgttccatcaaacactcccaggacaggtacagcacaggttggatacagagtaaacctacttctacactgccccaaacactcccagagcatgtacagaatgggtcagatacagagtaaagccctgtCTACACTATCCCACCAGGGAAGGTACAACACGGATTAGATAGCGTAAACctctctctatactgtcccatcagacactctcaggacaggtacagtaatggttagatacagagtaaatctccttctacactgttccatcaaacactcccaggacaggtacagcctggattaaatatagaggaaagctccctttacactgtcccatcaaacactccaagggtaggtatagaacataagaaatagatgcaggagttggccatttggcccctcgagcctgctccgccattcaataagatcatggttgatctgatcctggcctcaactccacttccccgcccattccccataaccctggactcccttatcattcaaaaatctgtctatccccaccttgaatacattcaatgacccagcctccacagctctctgaggtagagaattccaaaagacgtccctcagataagaaattcctccatttcagttttaaatgagctacctcttattctgaaactatgctccctagttctagattcctccacaaggggaaacatcctctcttatcaaccctgtcaagccccctcagaatcttaaacatttcaataagatcacctctaagtcttctaaactccaaagagtacaggCCCCACCTGCTTCACCTTTCttcttatgacaaccccttcatctcagtcatcaacctcaggaaccttctctgaactgcttccaatgcaagtatactcctccttaaataaggagaccaaactgtatgcagtactccaggtgtagtctcaccaatgccctgtacagttgcagaaggactttcttacttttatactccatcccccttgcaataaaggacaacattccatttgtgttcctaattaattgctctaactgcacactaactttgtgtgtttaatgtacaaggacccccagatccctctgtactatcgcattttgtaatctctccccatttaaataataatttgctgttttatttctccgaccaaagtggattaccacacattttcccacattatactccacctgccaaagttttgcccactcacttagcctctctatatccctttgtagattctttgcatcctcctcacaacttgctaagttagcacaggttagatacacagtaaatctccgtctacattatccatcaaacactcgcagagcaggtacaacacaggttagatgcaaagtaaagctccctctacattgtccaatcaaatactctcagggcaggtacagcatgggttaggtaccgattaaagctccctctacactcgcagggcaggtatcgcaaaattagatacagaataaatctccctcgacactgtcccatcaaaaactcccagagcaggtacagcacgagtcagaaagagagtaaagctccgtctacactgtcccatcaaatattccaagagcaggtacagcttatgttagatacagagtaaacctccctctacactgtcctatcagacacaactagggcaggtagagtatgggttagatacagaggaaagcttcccctacaccaacccatcaaagcacacagggcaggtagagtatgggttagatacagagcaaagctccctctgaagtgtcccatcaatcactcacaaggcaggtacagcacgggttatgtggagagtaaagctctctctacactctgGGAGGAGAgttaaacagccagaggtcgtggttcacatcggtaccaatgacatgggtaggaagagggatgaggtcctgcaggcagagtttagggagctaggagataaattaaaaagcaggacctcaaaagatagtaatctctggattactcccggtgccacgagctagtgag
Proteins encoded:
- the LOC139276128 gene encoding zinc finger protein 239-like; translation: MEKPWKCGDCGKGFNCPSELETHRCSHNGERLFTCLVCGKGFTYSSSLLVHERIHIGERPFTCPVCEKGFTQSSNLRTHQLTHTGERPFICSECGKGFTCLSNLLRHQRIHTGERPFICSACGKGFTRSCELLTHQRIHTGERPFICSECGKGFTRSTHLPTHQRIHTGERPFTCSVCGKGFTQLSILLIHQRIHTGERPFTCSVCGKGFTQSSNLLRHQRLHK